One genomic segment of Intestinimonas butyriciproducens includes these proteins:
- a CDS encoding YgeY family selenium metabolism-linked hydrolase, producing MDFEQIRKAAQGYGADMNRFLREMISYPSESCEEKAVVACIRREMEKLGYDKVEVDGLGNVIGWMGDGEKIIALDSHIDTVGIGNLDNWERDPYQGYEDDAVIYGRGGSDQEGGMASAVYGAKIMKDLGLIPAGYKIMVVGSVQEEDCDGMCWQYIVNKFFPQSGIRKEQMEFVISTEPTDGGIYRGHRGRMEIRVDVKGISCHGSAPERGDNAIYKMADILQDIRALNENPADDTVEIKGLVKMLDPKYNPEHYEDARFLGRGTCTTSQIFYTSPSRCAVADSCSVSVDRRMTAGETWDSCLQEIRDLPNVKRYGDDVKVSMYMYDRPSWTGEVYETECYFPTWINKESAAHVQALVEAHQALFGAERIGHADAEAKRDAMHLRVGRPLTDKWTFSTNGVSIQGRYGIPCVGFGPGAESQAHAPNEITWKQDLITCAALYAAVPGLYKEENKTGDVAQFRAGKTDNDIL from the coding sequence ATGGATTTTGAGCAGATCAGGAAAGCCGCGCAGGGCTACGGCGCCGACATGAACCGCTTCCTGCGGGAGATGATCTCCTACCCCAGTGAGAGCTGCGAGGAGAAAGCGGTCGTCGCCTGTATCCGGCGGGAGATGGAAAAGCTGGGCTACGACAAGGTGGAGGTGGACGGCCTTGGCAACGTCATCGGCTGGATGGGTGACGGTGAGAAGATCATTGCCCTGGACTCACACATCGACACCGTGGGCATCGGAAACCTGGACAACTGGGAGCGCGACCCCTACCAGGGCTATGAGGACGACGCGGTGATTTACGGTCGGGGCGGCTCCGACCAGGAGGGCGGTATGGCCTCCGCCGTATATGGCGCCAAGATCATGAAGGATCTGGGCCTCATCCCCGCCGGGTACAAGATCATGGTGGTGGGCTCCGTCCAGGAGGAGGACTGCGACGGCATGTGCTGGCAGTACATCGTCAACAAGTTCTTCCCCCAGAGCGGCATTCGGAAGGAGCAGATGGAGTTCGTCATCTCCACCGAGCCCACCGACGGCGGTATCTACCGCGGACACCGGGGCCGCATGGAGATCCGGGTGGACGTGAAGGGGATCTCCTGTCATGGCTCCGCCCCCGAGAGGGGCGACAACGCCATCTACAAGATGGCCGACATCCTCCAGGACATCCGCGCCCTCAACGAGAATCCCGCCGACGACACGGTGGAGATCAAAGGCCTTGTGAAGATGCTCGACCCCAAGTACAACCCCGAACACTATGAGGATGCTCGCTTCCTGGGCCGGGGCACCTGTACTACCTCCCAGATTTTCTACACCAGCCCCAGCCGCTGCGCCGTGGCCGACTCCTGTTCCGTCTCGGTGGACCGCCGTATGACCGCCGGCGAGACCTGGGATTCCTGTCTCCAGGAGATCCGGGACCTGCCCAATGTAAAGAGGTATGGGGACGATGTGAAAGTCTCCATGTACATGTATGACCGGCCCTCCTGGACAGGAGAGGTCTACGAGACCGAGTGCTATTTCCCCACCTGGATCAACAAGGAGAGCGCCGCCCACGTCCAGGCCCTGGTGGAGGCCCATCAGGCTCTCTTCGGCGCGGAGCGCATCGGACACGCTGACGCCGAGGCCAAGCGGGACGCCATGCACCTGCGCGTCGGGCGCCCCCTTACCGACAAGTGGACCTTCTCCACCAACGGCGTATCCATCCAGGGCCGCTACGGCATCCCCTGCGTAGGCTTCGGCCCCGGCGCCGAGAGTCAGGCCCACGCCCCCAATGAGATCACCTGGAAGCAGGATCTTATCACCTGCGCCGCCTTGTATGCCGCGGTGCCCGGACTCTACAAAGAGGAGAACAAGACCGGCGATGTGGCGCAGTTCCGCGCCGGCAAAACGGACAACGACATTCTTTGA
- the dpaL gene encoding diaminopropionate ammonia-lyase — protein sequence MKDSIKWAGNRMPKSDDRQLAVMALSNVAKARFFHSSFPQYSITPLARLDGMAKYLGLAGLYVKDESYRFGLNAFKVLGGSFAMARYIAGEMGRDVSEMTYDYLTSEAFRREFGQATFFTATDGNHGRGVAWAANKLGQKAVVHMPKGSSQARFDNIAREGAAVTIEDVNYDDCVRMAAAEAAVTPHGVMVQDTAWEGYEEIPTWIMQGYGTMANECADQLRQVGVNRPTHVFVQAGVGSLAGAVIGYFTNLFPSDPPKFVVMEARAADCLYRGALAGDGAPRVVEGDLQTIMAGLACGEPNTISWDILRNHVSAFVSCPDWVSARGMRMLGVPVKGDPVVISGESGAVGMGLLAALMETDAYRDLREALELDRFSQVLMFSTEGNTDPMKFRKVLWDGEYPTV from the coding sequence ATGAAGGATTCCATCAAGTGGGCCGGCAATCGCATGCCGAAAAGCGACGACCGGCAGCTCGCGGTGATGGCCCTGAGCAACGTGGCAAAGGCCAGGTTTTTCCACAGCAGCTTTCCCCAGTATTCCATTACCCCGCTGGCCCGGCTGGACGGCATGGCCAAGTATCTGGGCCTTGCGGGACTCTATGTAAAGGACGAGTCCTACCGCTTTGGGCTCAACGCCTTCAAGGTATTGGGCGGGTCGTTCGCCATGGCGCGGTACATCGCCGGGGAGATGGGGAGAGACGTCTCGGAGATGACCTACGACTACCTTACCAGCGAGGCATTTCGCCGGGAGTTCGGCCAGGCCACCTTCTTTACCGCCACAGACGGCAACCATGGACGGGGCGTGGCGTGGGCGGCCAACAAGCTGGGCCAGAAGGCCGTGGTACATATGCCCAAGGGCAGCAGTCAGGCCCGCTTCGACAACATCGCCAGGGAGGGCGCCGCCGTCACCATTGAGGACGTGAACTATGACGACTGTGTGCGTATGGCCGCCGCTGAGGCTGCGGTCACGCCCCACGGCGTGATGGTGCAGGACACCGCCTGGGAGGGCTACGAGGAGATCCCGACCTGGATTATGCAGGGATACGGCACCATGGCCAATGAGTGTGCCGACCAGCTCCGTCAGGTGGGGGTGAACCGGCCCACCCATGTCTTTGTCCAGGCCGGAGTGGGGAGCCTGGCGGGTGCGGTGATCGGCTACTTTACCAACCTCTTTCCCAGTGATCCCCCCAAGTTCGTGGTCATGGAAGCCCGGGCGGCCGACTGCCTCTACCGGGGAGCTCTGGCCGGGGACGGCGCCCCCCGCGTCGTGGAGGGCGACCTCCAGACCATCATGGCGGGTCTTGCCTGCGGCGAGCCCAACACCATCTCCTGGGACATCCTGCGCAACCACGTCTCTGCCTTTGTCTCCTGTCCCGACTGGGTGAGTGCCCGGGGAATGCGGATGCTGGGCGTCCCTGTGAAGGGGGACCCGGTTGTGATTTCCGGCGAATCCGGCGCGGTGGGCATGGGACTTCTCGCCGCCCTGATGGAGACCGACGCGTATCGGGACCTGCGGGAGGCCCTGGAGCTGGACCGCTTCAGCCAGGTGCTGATGTTTTCCACCGAGGGGAATACCGATCCCATGAAGTTCAGAAAGGTGCTCTGGGACGGCGAATATCCCACAGTTTGA
- the xdh gene encoding selenium-dependent xanthine dehydrogenase has protein sequence MGESYTFTVNGILRETEEEKPLLRYLRDDLHLTSVKDGCSEGACGTCTIVVDGKAVRSCILTTKKAVGKHILTVEGLTEAEQETFVYAFGAVGAVQCGFCIPGMVLSGKALLDQNPDPSEDEIKKAIRGNVCRCTGYKKIIEGISLAGAILRGERTVDPALERGERFGVGERAFRSDVRDKVLGRGEYCDDVALPGMVHASAVRSEYPRARVLDIDASAALALPGVLAVLTAEDVPHNKVGHIQQDWDVMIARGDVTRCVGDAVCLVVAETETALAEAKKLVKVTYEPLSPVRTIQEAMAEDAPRLHPNGNLCQSRHVTRGDAKAALANSRYVVTQNYRTPFTEHAFLEPECAVAFPYENGVKVYTSDQGVYDTRKEIAIMLGWEPERIVVENKLVGGGFGGKEDVSVQHIAVLAALKVGRPVKVKFSRKESIAFHPKRHYMEGTFTLGCDENGIFTGLDCEIYFDTGAYASLCGPVLERACTHSVGPYCYQNTDIRGYGYYTNNPPAGAFRGFGVCQSEFALESNINLLAEQVGISPWEIRYRNAIEPGKVLPNGQIADCSTALKETLEAVREAYEQNAGHAGIACAMKNTGVGVGLPDKGRARLEVRGGVVEIYAAASDIGQGCATVFLQILSETAGLRRVQMRNMGSSSELAPDSGTTSGSRQTLITGEAVRIAAADLKKALDGVGGDLSALEGREFFAEFFDPTDKLGADKPNPKSHVAYGFATHVVVLDDDGRVKEVWAAHDSGKVVNPISIQGQIEGGVLMGLGYALTEDFPLKDCVPQAKFGTLGLMRADQIPDIHAIYVEKKELLPFAYGAKGIGEIATIPTAPAVQGAYYARDHVLRTALPMQDTFYRPASKGK, from the coding sequence ATGGGTGAATCGTACACCTTTACGGTAAACGGCATCCTCCGGGAGACCGAGGAGGAGAAGCCTCTGCTGCGCTATCTGCGGGACGACCTGCATCTCACCTCCGTGAAGGACGGATGCAGCGAGGGGGCATGCGGCACCTGTACCATCGTGGTGGACGGAAAGGCCGTGCGGTCCTGTATCCTGACCACAAAAAAGGCGGTGGGAAAGCACATCCTCACCGTAGAGGGGCTCACCGAGGCCGAGCAGGAGACCTTTGTCTACGCTTTCGGCGCGGTGGGGGCGGTGCAGTGCGGCTTTTGTATCCCGGGCATGGTCCTCTCGGGCAAGGCCCTTCTGGACCAGAATCCCGATCCCTCCGAGGATGAGATCAAGAAGGCCATTCGGGGCAATGTGTGCCGCTGCACCGGGTACAAGAAGATCATAGAGGGCATCTCCCTGGCCGGGGCCATCCTGCGGGGGGAGAGGACCGTGGACCCCGCCCTGGAGCGGGGAGAACGCTTCGGGGTGGGGGAGCGGGCCTTCCGCTCCGATGTGCGGGACAAGGTGCTGGGCCGGGGAGAATACTGCGACGATGTGGCCCTCCCGGGGATGGTCCACGCCTCGGCCGTCCGCTCGGAGTACCCCAGGGCACGTGTGCTGGACATCGACGCCTCGGCCGCCCTGGCCCTCCCCGGCGTGCTGGCGGTGCTTACCGCCGAGGATGTACCTCATAACAAGGTGGGGCACATCCAGCAGGACTGGGACGTGATGATCGCCAGAGGCGACGTGACCCGCTGTGTGGGCGACGCCGTCTGCCTGGTGGTGGCCGAGACGGAGACGGCGCTGGCCGAAGCCAAAAAGCTGGTAAAGGTGACGTATGAGCCCCTTTCGCCGGTGCGCACCATCCAGGAGGCCATGGCGGAGGACGCCCCCAGGCTCCACCCCAACGGGAACCTCTGCCAGTCCCGCCATGTTACCCGGGGCGACGCCAAAGCGGCCCTGGCAAACTCCAGATATGTGGTGACACAAAACTATCGTACCCCTTTTACCGAGCACGCCTTCCTGGAGCCGGAGTGCGCCGTGGCCTTTCCGTATGAAAATGGGGTGAAGGTGTATACCTCCGACCAGGGCGTCTACGACACCCGGAAGGAGATCGCCATCATGCTGGGCTGGGAGCCCGAGCGCATCGTGGTGGAGAACAAGCTGGTGGGCGGCGGGTTCGGCGGAAAAGAGGATGTGTCGGTGCAGCACATCGCCGTGCTGGCCGCCCTGAAGGTGGGCCGCCCGGTCAAGGTCAAATTCTCCCGCAAGGAGTCCATCGCCTTCCACCCGAAGCGTCACTATATGGAGGGCACCTTCACCCTGGGCTGCGATGAGAACGGCATCTTTACGGGCCTGGACTGCGAGATCTACTTTGACACCGGGGCCTACGCCTCCCTGTGCGGGCCGGTACTGGAGCGGGCCTGTACCCACTCCGTGGGCCCCTACTGCTACCAGAACACCGACATCCGGGGCTATGGGTACTACACCAACAACCCGCCCGCCGGGGCCTTCCGGGGCTTCGGCGTCTGCCAGAGCGAATTCGCCCTGGAGTCCAACATCAATCTGCTGGCCGAGCAGGTGGGCATCTCGCCCTGGGAGATCCGTTACCGCAATGCCATCGAGCCGGGCAAGGTGCTGCCCAACGGCCAGATCGCCGACTGCTCCACCGCCCTCAAGGAGACGCTGGAGGCGGTGCGGGAGGCGTATGAACAAAACGCCGGACATGCAGGCATCGCCTGCGCCATGAAAAACACGGGGGTGGGAGTGGGTCTTCCGGACAAGGGGCGGGCCCGGTTGGAGGTCCGCGGCGGCGTGGTGGAGATCTACGCCGCTGCCTCCGACATCGGCCAGGGCTGTGCCACCGTGTTCCTCCAGATCCTCTCCGAGACCGCCGGCCTGCGCCGGGTACAGATGCGCAATATGGGCAGCAGCTCCGAGCTGGCCCCCGATTCCGGCACCACTTCCGGCTCCCGTCAGACCCTCATCACCGGCGAGGCAGTGCGCATTGCCGCCGCTGACCTCAAAAAGGCCCTGGACGGCGTGGGTGGCGACCTCTCCGCCCTGGAAGGCCGGGAATTTTTTGCTGAGTTTTTTGACCCCACCGACAAGCTGGGCGCCGACAAGCCCAACCCCAAAAGTCACGTCGCCTACGGCTTTGCCACCCATGTGGTGGTGCTGGACGACGACGGCAGGGTGAAAGAGGTCTGGGCCGCCCACGACTCCGGCAAGGTGGTCAACCCCATCTCCATCCAGGGACAGATCGAGGGCGGTGTGCTGATGGGCCTGGGCTACGCGCTCACCGAGGACTTCCCCCTGAAGGACTGTGTGCCCCAGGCTAAATTCGGCACGCTGGGCCTGATGCGGGCCGATCAGATCCCGGACATCCACGCCATCTATGTGGAGAAAAAGGAGCTCCTGCCCTTTGCATACGGGGCCAAGGGCATCGGAGAGATCGCCACCATTCCCACCGCGCCTGCCGTCCAGGGGGCCTACTATGCCCGGGACCATGTTCTGCGCACCGCACTGCCTATGCAGGATACGTTTTACCGTCCGGCCAGTAAGGGAAAATAG
- a CDS encoding YczE/YyaS/YitT family protein, with product MGVYTFVFNMLFLACEALLLRRVTALQALQIPATLVFSACIDLALDLIPTQYGGPYPMSLLYLAAGCLVMALGISQEVMADVIMLPGEAFVCALSRAWGREFGNVKVCFDSSLTLAAALIALLAFHKLNGVREGTLVSALAVGQLVRFYTRRLGGLRVLWLGPDGTKRSEIAE from the coding sequence ATGGGGGTGTATACCTTCGTCTTCAATATGCTTTTCCTGGCCTGCGAAGCCCTGCTCCTGCGCCGGGTTACCGCGCTGCAGGCGCTGCAGATCCCGGCCACGCTGGTGTTCAGCGCCTGCATCGATTTGGCGCTGGACCTGATCCCCACCCAGTACGGCGGGCCCTATCCCATGAGCCTGCTCTATCTGGCGGCGGGCTGTCTGGTTATGGCGCTGGGCATCTCCCAGGAGGTCATGGCCGACGTAATTATGCTCCCGGGCGAGGCTTTTGTCTGCGCCCTCTCCCGTGCCTGGGGGAGGGAGTTCGGCAATGTGAAGGTGTGCTTTGACAGTTCTCTCACGCTTGCCGCCGCTCTCATCGCCCTGCTCGCCTTCCATAAGCTCAATGGTGTTCGGGAGGGCACGCTGGTCTCCGCTCTGGCGGTGGGGCAGCTCGTCAGGTTCTATACCCGCCGCCTGGGCGGGCTCAGGGTCCTGTGGCTGGGGCCAGACGGGACGAAACGATCTGAAATCGCTGAATAG
- the ygfK gene encoding putative selenate reductase subunit YgfK, which yields MSDIMRPIPFAQLMDWALTEYRQQKSLFGVCKLVRHENGQARPIFGEKIEAPFGPAAGPNTQLAQNIVAAYAAGARFFELKTVQIMDGEALSKCVAKPCITAGDECYNCEWSTELTVPQAYEEYVKAWFACKLLAKELALGDPDGFVFNMSVGYDLEGIKSPKIDAYLEGMKDASGSAVWRTCMEWALDNTDRFEQVDAAYIRAVSPRVSCSITESTLHGCPPDEIERIATYLITEKGLHTYIKCNPTLLGYPFARKRLDSLGFDYVTFDDHHFAEDLQWTDAVPMFRRLMGLCAERELEFGVKLTNTFPVDVAAGELPSQEMYMSGRALFPLTISLARRIAEEFEGGLRISYSGGADVHNVEALFAAGIWPITVATTILKPGGYQRLSQMGKLLMDCGSEPFRGVNAQAVAALAEQVESDPYYRKPIKPLPERKMHRKVPLIDCFTAPCRDGCPIEQDIPAYLMAVSRGEYGQALEIITRRNALPFITGTICPHHCADKCMRNYYEESVWIREMKLRAAQGGYDALLSKQKARSAVSGKKVAVVGGGPAGMAAAFFLGREGVPVTLFEATGALGGVVRHIIPEFRISSEAIDKDEALVRAMGAEVRLNTYVGSYQELEEQGFTHVIFATGAQKPGDPRLEYGDYVNFTEVLAALKAGNAPALGTDVAVIGGGNSAMDTARAVKRLPGVEHVRLVYRRTRRYMPAEEEELRLALEEGVEFLELLAPKGVEDNILTCAVMELGAPDASGRRAPVPTGRTQELPCTTLIAAVGERIDESVDVGPWPVIGDRRRGPATVVEAIADAIQASRAIVEWETGTYTDQNICEDYNRSFSKKGDLCSDCDGCADTRCLGCPTVCEVCADVCPNRANIAVAVPGKRQRQIVHVDGMCNECGNCATFCPYESRPYRDKFTLFWSREDFDSSENEGWLPAPGENSGCLVRLDGQVREYQVEDSGCGLPGDLRLLILAVQDHYGYLLREK from the coding sequence ATGAGTGATATTATGCGTCCCATCCCCTTCGCCCAACTGATGGACTGGGCGCTCACCGAGTACCGGCAGCAGAAGAGCCTGTTCGGCGTCTGTAAGCTGGTGCGCCATGAAAATGGGCAGGCACGCCCTATTTTCGGCGAAAAAATCGAGGCGCCGTTCGGTCCCGCCGCCGGGCCCAATACCCAGCTTGCCCAGAATATCGTGGCGGCCTACGCCGCCGGGGCCCGGTTCTTTGAGCTCAAGACCGTGCAGATCATGGATGGCGAGGCCCTCTCCAAGTGCGTGGCCAAGCCGTGCATCACCGCCGGGGACGAGTGTTATAACTGCGAGTGGTCCACCGAGCTCACCGTTCCCCAGGCCTATGAGGAGTACGTCAAGGCATGGTTTGCCTGCAAGCTCCTGGCAAAAGAGCTGGCGCTGGGCGATCCGGACGGCTTTGTTTTCAATATGTCCGTGGGCTATGACCTGGAGGGGATCAAGAGCCCCAAGATCGACGCCTATCTTGAGGGCATGAAGGATGCCTCTGGCTCCGCCGTGTGGCGGACATGCATGGAGTGGGCCCTGGATAATACGGACCGCTTCGAACAGGTGGACGCGGCATATATCCGCGCCGTCAGCCCCAGGGTGTCCTGCTCCATCACCGAATCCACGCTGCACGGCTGTCCTCCGGATGAGATCGAGCGCATCGCCACCTATCTCATCACGGAAAAAGGGCTCCATACCTATATCAAGTGCAATCCGACCCTCCTGGGCTATCCCTTCGCCCGGAAGCGGCTGGACAGTCTTGGGTTTGACTATGTGACCTTTGACGACCACCACTTTGCAGAGGACCTTCAATGGACCGACGCAGTGCCCATGTTCCGCCGCCTGATGGGGCTGTGTGCGGAACGGGAACTGGAGTTTGGCGTCAAGCTTACCAACACGTTCCCCGTGGATGTAGCGGCCGGTGAGTTGCCCAGCCAGGAGATGTATATGTCCGGACGCGCGCTCTTCCCGCTGACCATCTCCCTGGCCCGCCGCATCGCCGAGGAGTTTGAAGGAGGGCTGCGCATCTCTTACTCGGGCGGTGCCGACGTCCACAACGTCGAGGCGCTCTTCGCCGCGGGCATCTGGCCCATTACCGTGGCCACCACCATTCTCAAGCCCGGTGGCTACCAGCGCCTGAGCCAGATGGGCAAACTCCTGATGGACTGCGGGAGCGAGCCCTTCCGGGGCGTGAATGCCCAGGCGGTGGCGGCGCTGGCGGAGCAGGTGGAGTCGGACCCCTATTACCGCAAGCCCATCAAGCCCCTGCCGGAGCGGAAGATGCACAGAAAGGTGCCCCTCATCGACTGCTTCACAGCGCCCTGCCGGGATGGCTGCCCCATCGAACAGGATATCCCCGCCTACCTGATGGCTGTGAGCCGGGGGGAGTACGGGCAGGCGCTGGAGATCATCACCCGCCGGAATGCGCTCCCCTTCATCACCGGCACCATCTGCCCCCACCACTGTGCCGACAAGTGCATGCGCAATTACTATGAGGAGTCGGTCTGGATCCGGGAGATGAAGCTGCGGGCCGCCCAGGGCGGCTATGATGCGCTTCTGTCCAAACAGAAGGCCAGGTCCGCCGTCTCCGGCAAAAAGGTGGCCGTGGTGGGCGGCGGCCCGGCCGGGATGGCGGCGGCCTTCTTCCTGGGCAGGGAGGGGGTGCCCGTTACTCTGTTTGAAGCCACCGGCGCTCTGGGCGGTGTGGTGCGCCATATCATTCCGGAGTTCCGCATTTCCTCCGAGGCCATCGACAAGGATGAGGCCCTGGTCCGGGCCATGGGTGCGGAGGTCCGCCTGAACACGTATGTCGGCTCCTATCAGGAGCTGGAGGAGCAGGGCTTCACCCACGTGATTTTTGCCACCGGCGCCCAAAAGCCCGGAGACCCCAGGCTGGAGTATGGGGACTATGTAAACTTTACGGAGGTCCTCGCCGCCCTCAAGGCGGGCAATGCCCCTGCCCTTGGGACCGATGTAGCGGTGATCGGCGGAGGCAACTCCGCCATGGATACCGCGCGGGCGGTAAAACGTCTGCCCGGCGTGGAGCACGTGCGCCTGGTCTACCGGCGGACCAGACGGTATATGCCCGCCGAGGAGGAGGAGCTCCGGCTGGCCCTGGAGGAAGGGGTGGAGTTCCTGGAGCTGCTGGCACCCAAGGGGGTAGAGGATAATATCCTGACATGCGCCGTCATGGAGCTGGGCGCGCCGGACGCCTCGGGCCGCCGGGCGCCGGTGCCCACAGGCAGGACCCAGGAGCTCCCCTGCACCACCCTCATCGCCGCCGTGGGGGAGCGCATCGACGAGTCTGTGGATGTGGGCCCCTGGCCCGTGATCGGCGACCGGCGGCGGGGCCCGGCCACAGTGGTGGAGGCCATTGCCGACGCCATACAGGCCTCCAGGGCCATTGTGGAGTGGGAGACCGGGACCTATACAGATCAGAATATTTGTGAGGACTATAACAGATCGTTTTCGAAAAAGGGGGATCTGTGCAGCGACTGTGACGGCTGCGCCGACACCCGATGCCTGGGATGCCCCACGGTCTGCGAGGTGTGCGCCGACGTGTGTCCCAACCGCGCCAATATAGCGGTGGCGGTACCGGGCAAACGGCAGCGCCAGATTGTCCATGTGGACGGCATGTGCAACGAGTGCGGCAACTGCGCCACCTTCTGCCCCTACGAGAGTCGTCCCTACCGGGATAAGTTTACACTGTTCTGGAGTCGGGAGGATTTTGACAGCAGTGAGAACGAGGGGTGGCTCCCAGCGCCCGGCGAGAACAGCGGGTGCCTGGTCCGCCTGGACGGCCAGGTGCGGGAGTATCAGGTGGAAGATTCCGGCTGTGGGCTCCCTGGGGACCTCCGGCTTCTGATCCTGGCAGTGCAGGACCACTATGGCTATCTCCTGCGGGAAAAGTAA
- the ssnA gene encoding putative aminohydrolase SsnA: MLLIGNGRVITRDDALPYLADGAVALDGERVGEVGPLDAMKAKYPDAEFVDARGGVIMPGLINAHTHIYSGLARGLGIEGNDPTNFLEVLEGTWWNIDRHLTLDGTRASAYATVLDCIRDGVTTIFDHHASFGEIPGSLFAIRDVCRELGMRACLCYEVSDRDGEEKCGEAIRENADFAKWAREQDDDMIRAMFGGHALFTLSDRTFARMVEANNGMTGFHIHVAEGMNDVYDSLRNYGCRPVNRLLNHGILGEKTILGHCIHINPAEMEILRETGTMVVNNPESNMGNAVGCSPVLQMMERGILVGMGTDAYTHDMLESLKVFLLIQRHNACRPNVGWCEDMQMLFRNNAAIGARYFRKPLGVLKPGAAADVVVMDYKPFTPFSEENIDGHILFGMMGKNCRTTIINGKVLYRDREFVGIDEDAINAWTLEQSKKLWGALNRRSY; the protein is encoded by the coding sequence ATGCTGCTCATTGGAAACGGAAGGGTCATCACAAGAGACGATGCGCTGCCCTATCTGGCCGACGGCGCGGTGGCGCTGGACGGCGAGCGGGTCGGAGAGGTGGGCCCCCTTGACGCGATGAAGGCCAAGTACCCGGATGCGGAATTCGTGGACGCCCGGGGCGGCGTCATCATGCCGGGGCTCATCAATGCCCACACCCATATCTACTCGGGGCTGGCCCGGGGACTGGGGATCGAGGGAAACGATCCTACCAACTTTTTGGAGGTGCTGGAGGGGACGTGGTGGAACATCGACCGTCATCTGACCCTGGACGGCACCCGGGCCTCGGCCTATGCCACGGTGCTGGACTGTATCCGGGATGGAGTGACGACCATTTTTGACCACCACGCCTCCTTCGGCGAGATCCCCGGGTCGCTGTTCGCCATTCGGGATGTGTGCCGGGAGCTGGGGATGCGTGCCTGCCTGTGCTATGAGGTATCGGACCGGGATGGGGAAGAAAAGTGCGGGGAGGCCATCCGGGAGAACGCCGACTTCGCCAAGTGGGCGAGAGAGCAGGACGACGATATGATCCGCGCCATGTTCGGCGGCCATGCGCTCTTTACCCTGTCCGACAGGACCTTTGCCCGTATGGTGGAGGCCAACAACGGCATGACGGGGTTCCATATTCACGTGGCCGAGGGCATGAACGACGTGTATGATTCCCTGCGGAACTACGGATGCCGTCCGGTGAACCGGCTCTTAAACCACGGCATTTTGGGGGAAAAGACCATCCTGGGCCACTGCATCCATATCAATCCCGCCGAGATGGAGATCCTTCGGGAGACCGGCACCATGGTGGTCAATAATCCAGAGTCCAATATGGGCAACGCCGTGGGCTGTTCGCCGGTGCTGCAGATGATGGAGCGGGGCATCCTGGTGGGTATGGGCACCGACGCCTATACCCACGACATGCTGGAGTCCCTGAAGGTGTTTCTCCTCATCCAGCGGCATAACGCTTGCCGGCCCAACGTAGGCTGGTGCGAGGACATGCAGATGCTTTTCCGCAACAATGCCGCCATCGGCGCGCGGTACTTTCGAAAGCCGCTGGGTGTTTTGAAGCCCGGCGCTGCGGCGGATGTCGTCGTCATGGACTATAAGCCGTTCACTCCCTTCTCCGAAGAGAACATCGACGGGCATATCCTCTTCGGCATGATGGGAAAGAACTGCCGCACCACCATCATCAACGGGAAGGTGCTCTACCGGGACCGGGAGTTTGTGGGCATCGACGAGGACGCCATCAACGCCTGGACGCTGGAACAGAGCAAAAAGCTGTGGGGAGCGCTCAACCGCAGGAGCTACTAA
- a CDS encoding helix-turn-helix transcriptional regulator, with translation MQASHLQFCFQLARGIAQQFGSNCEVVVHDLDSNDVEHSIVAIENGHVSGRRVGDGPSHIVLEALRGDCARLEDRLAYLTRSDDGKILKSSTIYIRDDDGRAIGVFAINYDITLMLAMEDALKGFTATQVPEREPEHISRNVADLLDELIEQSVKLVGKPVPLMNKEDKVKAIQFLNDTGAFLITKSGDKVCKFFGISKYTLYSYIDEAKN, from the coding sequence ATGCAGGCTTCCCATCTGCAGTTCTGTTTTCAACTGGCCCGGGGTATTGCGCAGCAATTTGGTTCAAATTGCGAAGTAGTGGTTCATGACCTGGACTCCAACGATGTGGAGCACTCCATTGTGGCCATTGAGAATGGTCACGTCTCCGGGCGCCGGGTGGGAGATGGCCCCTCCCATATCGTGCTGGAGGCTCTGCGCGGCGACTGTGCCCGCCTGGAGGACCGATTGGCTTATCTGACCCGGAGCGACGACGGAAAGATCCTCAAATCCAGCACCATCTATATCCGAGATGATGACGGCAGAGCCATCGGCGTCTTTGCCATCAACTACGACATCACCCTCATGCTGGCCATGGAGGACGCCCTCAAGGGCTTTACTGCCACCCAGGTGCCGGAACGGGAGCCGGAGCACATCTCCCGGAATGTGGCCGACCTTCTGGATGAGCTCATCGAGCAGAGTGTCAAGCTGGTGGGGAAACCGGTACCTCTCATGAACAAAGAGGACAAGGTGAAGGCCATCCAATTTCTCAACGATACCGGCGCTTTCCTCATCACCAAATCCGGCGACAAGGTGTGCAAGTTCTTCGGTATTTCCAAGTACACCCTTTATAGCTATATCGACGAGGCCAAGAACTAG